The Misgurnus anguillicaudatus chromosome 21, ASM2758022v2, whole genome shotgun sequence genome includes a window with the following:
- the pth1b gene encoding parathyroid hormone 1b, whose amino-acid sequence MSSIRSLEKTILVIVLWGLCSLLYLEGLPVSKRSISEVQLMHNVREHKQVLNRQDWLQLKLNNILIPSSNDSQKEQKGKNDVSSSKRLRKGEGATWILK is encoded by the exons ATGTCATCCATACGTTCATTGGAGAAAACTATTTTGGTCATTGTGCTGTGGGGTCTCTGCAGTTTGCTGTATCTGGAGGGTTTACCAGTCAG CAAGAGGTCGATCAGTGAAGTTCAGCTCATGCACAACGTTCGTGAGCACAAGCAGGTGCTAAACAGACAAGACTGGCTTCAGCTGAAACTCAACAATATCCTCATACCTTCATCAAATGACTCCCAAAAGGAGCAAAAAGGAAAAAATGATGTCTCATCCAGTAAGCGTTTAAGAAAAGGGGAAGGTGCAACATGGATCTTGAAGTGA